Genomic segment of Bacteroidales bacterium:
AACAATGATGTCAGTTACCCCACTGGTTGGGTTGGGATAGCTTTGAGAAACTGTGAGTGCCCTCGCATCTGCCTGAGGTTCGTCAATCCCGATGGTGTAATCCATCTTATTGTGAATGATCAGGTTAATCAATGGTTCAACTTGCATATCGTCATCGATCAGGTACAATCCGGGTGAGTTGTCAGCATTATAGATCAGATGGAAGACTCCATCTTCAGTTGTATTTGCTGCTACAAGCGGCCACAGGCATTCATCATACAAATGAAAAATATTACCGGTCTGAAGATCAGTAAATCCACCCCAGGTCTGACCGAGGTCGTAAGAAAATCTGGTCCAAATATGCTTGTAGTTGTACATTCCATCTGCAGTGATAAATGTTTCGGTTGTTGACGAATAAGCCAATGCGATCATATTGCCATGAATAGCAATGGAAGGCATGGTAGAAATTCCCAGCGAACGGTAAACTGCGAAAGGTGTTTCAGCAGTACCTTCATAGTCAAAAACAAGACCGCTGTTATTTACATCCTGGGTCCAGCCAATCAACATTCCCAACGATTCAAGGTACTCTGGCATCATGGTGTGGTGAACATTTGGAGCATCAGGAATTTGTCCCATACTTTCGTTCCAGTAACCGATACCATCGGTAAAAGGCCAGTAGGAATAGCTCCCCGGTGCAGGCGGGGCAGCTGCCAGACGTGCAACACGTCCAAGACCGAATACAATGTGAACCATTCCATTGTCGTCGATGGCAAGATTTCCTGAATAGTCAACGGCATACAAGGTGTCGGGCATGAGGGTGGTGTTAAAGTCAAAAAATGGATAGGGATGCTCCCAGATCATAATTTTTTCCCAATTTTCTCCATTATCAGTGGATTTTAGTATGAACATATCGGCAAAAGCATCGGTGTAAAGCATGGCAACAGTATTGCCTTTTGATGCAAGCACATAAGCATCTGCCCTGATATCAGTGTAACTGTCAGATCCTAATCCGGGTAAAATCTCATCTTCAGGAAACCATGTTACACCGCCGTCTTCCGAGCGAGAGTAAAGCAATGCATTGTCCTGTCCCTGATAAAGATTGTATGAACTATAAAAAAGGTGAATGATCTCGTTGTTTTCGCCAGTTGTGGCCAAACGAGGCCAGGTTGGTTCAACGGTACCGCCAGGTCCGGGGTAATTAACGCGCTCCCATGCATCAACACCTTTATTTTCACGCTTGTAAATCGTTAGGATGTAAGGAGCACCCATAGTGTGAGCCACTACCATTTCTCCGTTTGGTCCCCAGGGAGCTATGCTTGGCCATCCGGTAGCCACATTCTCAATTCTGGCTGTAGGTTTGGGACCCCATGTGGATCCGTCGAAATAGTTGTAACCTGTACCTCTGTCACTCCAGTTGGATGAAATCATACCCCTGGTAGCAGTTGCAGCCATAGTTCCATCTTCCCAAACCCAAAAACGATTACCGATAGAAGAGTTTGTTTGAAGGTCATACGCTGTTTCCATGAGTTCGGTTTCCACCCCTGCCAGCGAAGCATCCTTCAATGATGGAGCAGTGGCAAAGTTGAAATTCACAATGGGTACCAATGGTTCCTTTAACTGCGAATATTTTCTCTCTACTGATTTGTTGGCCACCTCTTTTGAGAAAGGTACTCGTTTTTGCTGTGCAACACTCATTAGTGCAAAGCAAACTGTAAATGCTAAAAGTAAAATTTTCTTCATGACATCTTTGAATTTTAATGATTAAAATACTGATTTTTCAAATTTGGGCAAAGATAAAGAAAAATTGTAAGGCCAATTGAACAGCATAAAATTTCTACTTAGCACAAAAATAGTTTCATTTTTTGGTCAAACCATGTGTCAATCAAGTAAAAGGTTAGAAACATTAAGTTATCGGATTTAAAAAATCAATCATTAATTTATCGTGCTCAATTCTCTGTTTCAGCCCAGGCATCCGTCCTCTTTAAGGCTTCTTACTACAGTGTCTTTTATTTACATTTGTTCTTAAACCACATAATATCAATAATTTAGTATTTATTAAACTTATTAACAAACACAGCCCGACCGTTTGGTTTTGCCTAATTTTGCCCTCAGTTTAATTTTCATATTGATCAAACCATTTTGCGACAATGTATTTAATCTTCGATACCGAAACCACCGGCCTTCCCCGTGATCATAAAGCACCATTAACCGATTTCCTGAACTGGCCCCGGATGGTACAACTAGCCTGGCAAATTCATGATTTTGAAGGAATTCTGATTGAAACCGTGAATTTTATCATCCGTCCCGACGGGTTTACGATTCCTTTTAATGCGGAGAAGATTCACGGCATTTCGACGCAAATGGCCATGGAGCGTGGCACTCCTTTAGATGAAGTCCTTGGAAAATTTGAAGAGGCAGTTCAAAAATGCTCGCACATTGCCGGCCACAACATCGAATTTGACCTGAACATTGCCGGTTCTGAATTTCTGCGCAATGGACGCGCCAATCCCTTCGAAGGTAAAAATATTGTGGATTCAATGCATGAATCGGTGCAATATTGTGCACTTTCGGGTGGTCGGGGTGGGGGATTGAAATACCCGACATTGGAGGAACTGTACCAGAAATTGTTTAATGAGAAGTTTTCAGAAGCGCATAATGCGTCTGCCGATGTTGCTGCCACAGCCCGGTGCTTTCTCGAGTTGATCCGGATTGGGGTCATTGCCCAAAAACAACTCAAAATTGATGTGGAAATCATCAGTGCGTTCAAATCAAAAAACCCCGGAGAGATACAACCTTTCGCCCAGCAATCTGAAAGCAACAGGCGCCTGAGTGAGGAATTGGCCAAAATTGAGCAGTCGAAGCAGGATTCAGGGATAAATCAGGATAGTAGTAAAGGTACTGATGTGCAACATTTTACCCATTTGCATGTCCATTCCCATTTTTCGGTACTTGAAGCCACACCTGCACCTGAAAACTTGATTGCAAAAGCCATTTCATTCGGGATGCATGCCCTTGCATTGACCGATCATGGGAATCTCTTCGGGGCTTTTGGGTTTAATATGGAAGCCATTGAAAAAGGGATCAAACCGATCATTGGTTGTGAGTTTTTTATGGTTGAAGATCATACGAAACTCAAGTTTACCAAGGATAACCCCGATCGTCGTACCAACCAGGTGCTGCTTGCAAAGAACCTGAACGGTTACAGAAATCTCTCGAAGTTGTCTTCGATGGGCTGGATTGAAGGATATTACGACGAGCGCCCGAGAATCGACAAAGCGTTGCTTGTAAAGTATAAGGATGACCTGATTGCATTGTCAGGAGGGATTTACTCCGAAATCAATGACCTGATCCTTAATGTAGGCGAGCACCAGGCTGAAGAAGCTTTCCTATGGTGGAAAGAGCAATTCGGGGATGATTTTTATGTACAGATCAACCGGCACAACCTGCCAGAAGAAGACCGTGCAAATGCGGTTTTACTGCAGTTGGCAAGGAAACATGATGTAAAAATTGTGGCAGCCAACAATGTGTACTACATCGAAAAAGAAGATGCTGACCTGCATGACAGCCTTTTATGCATTAAAAATGGCGAATACCAGTCAACTCCGAAAGGCTGGGGGCGTGGCAGGCGGTATGGCTTTCCCAATGATGAATTTTACCTTAAGACCAAAGAAGAGATGCTTACACTCTTTGCCGATCATCCCGAAGCGTTGAGCAACACACAGGAAATCGTGGATAAGGTGGAAACTTACAAACTAAGCCGCGACGCCATGATGCCGCACTTTACCCTTCCCGAAGGTTTTGATGATCCTAACGACTACCTCCGACACATCACTTACCGTGGCGCCGGAGAGTTATATCACGACATTACCGGTGACATCAGAGAAAGGATAGAATACGAGTTAGTAACGATAAAAAAAATGGGCTATCCGGACTATTTTCTCATAGTTGAGGATCTCCTTCGTGAAGCGAGAAAAATGGGTGTCTGGGTTGGGCCGGGACGAGGTTCTGCTGCCGGTTCTGTCGTGGCCTATTGCCTGCGCATTACCAACATAGACCCCCTGGAATATGGATTATTATTCGAGCGCTTTCTCAATCCCGATCGTATTTCACTGCCCGATATTGATATCGATTTTGATGAAGATGGCAGAGACAGGATTTTAAAATGGGTAGCTGATAAATACGGTCATCAGCGCGTAGCGCACATTATCACTTTCGGAAAAATGGCGCCAAAGATGGCTATTCGTGATGTAGCCAGGGTAAAGCAACTTCCGTTGCACGAAGCCAACCGTCTTTCAAAAATGATTCCTGCAAAACCCGGGGTAACCTTCCCGGATGCTTATAAACTTGTTAAAGAACTTGGCCAGGAAAAGAATTCAGCCAATCCTTTGATTAAAAATACACTCAACGTTGCCGAAAAACTCGAAGGAACAGTGAGAAACATAGGTACACATGCGTGCGGAATCATCATCAGTAAAGACGACCTGACGGAACACATCCCGGTGAGTATTGCAAAAGATACTGACCTGCTGGTTACCCAGTTCGACGGCATTCATGCAGAAAAAGCCGGTATGCTGAAAATGGATTTCCTCGGATTAAAAACCCTTTCGATCATCAAAGATGCGGTGGAACTCATCAAAAAATCCCGCGGAATTGATATCGATATCGACGCTATACCACACGATGATGAGGCGACATACAACCTTTACAGCCGGGGCGACACAACAGCCATTTTTCAGTTTGAGTCGGACGGAATGAAGAAAAACCTGCGCAAACTCAAGCCCAACCGGTTTGAAGACCTGATTGCCATGAATGCCCTATACCGTCCGGGACCTATGGAGTATATCCCAAACTACATCGCCCGGAAGCATGGTAAAGAAAAGGTGGAATACGACATTCCGGAAATGGAAGATATTTTGAAAGAGACTTACGGGATCACCATTTACCAGGAACAGGTGATGAAGCTTTCGCAGGTACTGGCTAACTTTAGCGGTGGTGATGCCGATAACCTGAGGAAAGCCATGGGGAAGAAAATCGAAAAAATGCTGAAGGATTTGAAACCCAAATTTATGACCGGCGCCAAAAGCAACAATCATAATCCTGATAAGCTGAAGAAAATCTGGGATGACTGGCTGAAATTTGCCAATTATGCATTCAATAAATCCCACGCCACCTGCTATGCTTACCTCTCTTACCGCATGGCCTATCTTAAAGCCAACTACCCGGCTGAGTTCATGGCAGCTGTGCTTAGCCGCAACCTGAGCGACATCACCAAGATTACTTTTTTCATTGATGAAGTCAAGCAGATGGGTATCAATGTGTTGAAGCCGGATGTGAATGAGTCGGATTTAAAATTTATCGTCAATAAAAGAGGCGACATCCGTTTCGGAATGGGCGCCATAAAGGGCATGGGCACATCAGTAGCCGAGGCCATCATCGACGAACGCAACGCGAATGGACCTTTCAGCAGCATTTTCGATTTCGCACAGCGCATTAACCTTAAGGTGGTAAACAAACGTAGTTTTGAGGCGCTCGCTATGGCCGGCGCCTTCGACTCGTTCGAAAACCTGCACCGTGCACAACTGTTTCATCGCGACAATACCGAAGATTCGATTTTTATCGAGAAACTGATCCGCTACGCCCAGAAGTTCCAGGAACAGAAAAATTCCCCCCAGGTGTCCCTTTTTGGCGAAATGACAGAAATCACGATCGAAGATCCAAAGTTGCCCGAGTCTAAGCCCTGGTCAAACATCGAGCAGCTAAAAAATGAAAAAGAGGTCACCGGCTTTTACATCACCGGCCATCCACTGGATGATTATAAACTGGAGATGAAGCATTTTACGAATTGTACCATTGCCGATTTTAAAGAAAACCTGCAAAAGTATTCTGGCAGGGCACTCGCCTTTGGCGGTATGGTGATATCCACCTCTCACCGGGTAACCAAGGAAGGTAAACCCTGGGGACTGTTCACGATCGAGGATTTTGACAGCACATACGAAATCAGGCTCTTTTCGGAAGATTATCTCAAATATAAAAACTACCTGATGGACGGGTTCTTCCTGCTCATCTCTGCACAAATCCAAAAGAGATACAAAGCCGATGATGAATTCGAATTAAGAATCATTGACCTCCAGCTACTTCAGGATGTTATCGAGAAACGTGTAAAAAACATTAAACTTCTGATCAATATTGAAGATCTCAACCCTGATCTGGTTGACAGCATTTTCGACCAGGCCGGAAAACATAAAGGAAATTGCAAGCTTCATTTTCAGGTGATAGATGCTGCTGAAAAATTGCGGTTGAACTTCAACAATGGGGCGATAAGTGTGAGCCCCGCAACCTTCCTGAAGTGGATAGCGAAAACAAGCGATGTGGATTATGTGTTGGAGAAATAATTCGGGTCAACAAAAATCCCCCTGATGTTAAAATTCACTTTCAGGGTGTTTTTTCGCAATCACTAATAAGACCTGCCAGAAAACCCCCTGAATTTGATTTTCAACATGAAGCGTTTTCTGGCAGGTACTAATTAAGAAAATTCACTTCCGAAAACAATGGCTTCGTAAATATAAATCTCGGCATTTTTCCATCCATCCCATCCAATATGAGCTTTGTCGCGTGCACAATGACCCAGAAATTCCTCGCGGCTCCAGTTGTTTTTGGCAGCCACCTGGGGTAAAAAAGTTCCGCTATTGAAGCCTTTTTTGATGTAAATACCGTGCTTCCCTGGTTCAATTTTACCAATGGAATCAATTTTTTCTAAAGGTGTTAACACCGAAAGTTCTATTGCCAGTTGGTCAAGTTCATCCATTGTGACCGGATGAAATCTGGAATCGCCGGTGGCAGCAGAAACAGCCATCTCTTCCACTAATTTAAAAAGCGGTTCTTTACCGTCAAAACGCCCAATGCATCCACGCAACGCTCCATCAACATACACTGAAACAAAAACCCCTAGTTCAGCTAACAGGGCTTTTGAAAGATTTTTTGGCTCAATTTGTAAAATTTCAGTAACGCCAACCTTGCTTTTAATTGCATTCATGGCGAATGAGATCAGGCTGTTTTTGTCCTCATCTGAGAATAGAATTTCGGTATTGCTCAGCTTTTCATTTTCATAAACCGCCATGGCCCAGTACCCCACCACGTGATCCATACTACCATAGCGGGAATCACCGGAATTTTTGTAATCAATCGGTTTTATCACAATGGAAGAATTATGCTCTGTAATGTACAGCAAAGTCAGCATAGATGACCATCCGCACATAGCTGTCGAGAGGCCGTGAATATTCCTGCTTTCGATCTTTTTGATGGTTTCAAGAAAATTTTCAGCGGAGTTTAAGGCAATAGCTTCTGCGGTCATCCTATCGACCTCCATGGCTTGTTCATACGCGGGGTAATGTGAAAAATCGCTGCTGATTACAAAAAGATTTCCTGGGTTAAAAAACGGTTTCAGTGTTTCAGAAATCTTTTGAATGGTGGCTATTGACTGGGTTGCAATGATAATTGGAACAATCCGGAAATCGGATTCCAGGTGGTATTGTAAAAACGGCAACTGCACTTCGAGGCCATGCTCTTTGGTGTGGGCTTCAGGTCGAAACTCAAACACATCAGAGGTTTTGATGAATTGGTTGGCCAGTTCAAGATCAACCCTGACCTTGCCGAGTGGAGTGACATAATCACCCTGGTTGTAAACAGAAGCGCCATCAAACCATGTCCTGTGGCTGGAGCCAATTAAAAAGATCCGGTCATATTTCGCTCCGGGTTCTATTTGATTATAAGCTGTAGCTGCAACCTGGCCTGAAAACACATAACCGGCATGAGGTGAAACCAGCGCCAGAATCTTTCCCTGCTTTCGTGGTAAGGCAAGGGCAAACATTTTTTTTAGCTCAGCATTAAGTTCGCCAGCATTGCCAGGATAAAACTGTCCGGCGACACATGGCTGCCTGTCAGTGAATCCTGAATCATCAGAGGAGTTGCCTTCTTTTCCCGAAAAAAATTTATTTAACATAACGTTTCAATCAGGGGATAAAGAAATTTTTACCCTGAGAGCAAATGTACTCATTTTTGGGGAAGAAAAACTTACTTTTGTTAATGAAAGTGGTGGAGAAACTTTTAGTATTTTATTTTCCAATTTCTTGTTTTTTTGGCAGAATATTTCGCGCAAAGTTCGCAAAGCTTGGTTATTCAAAGCACGCAAAGAATTGCAACTTTGCGGTGTTTGCGTGTTTTAGCTTAGCGGTGTTTGCGTGAAACTTTTCTGGTTTATCCAGTTTAGGGATTTAATTCAAAGATCCACAAACCTGAAACCAATGGGTTTTACTTGCTCCCTTCGCCGGTTTCAGCAGGTTTTCTTTTTTTGAACATGTCCGAGATCAGGTAGCCGACCAATGCTCCCCATAAAATGGTCAGGTAAGGATTGGAAGTAAGGGGGCACCCGCCTGTGGTGCAAACCACCTGGGTATAATAAATGTAACCCCCTATTGCTCCGGATAGAATGCCAATCAGGGTGGAGAGCGGAATATATTTGAAAATCCCGGAATTTAACCGGCTGTTTTTATTCGATGTTTGATCAGTCATTGTTGATTTTGTCGTTGGCAAGTTGTTTTTCGAGTTGAATTATAAGTTGTTCTTTGTTCTGCAATCCAATGAAGCGGCGAACTTCTTTTCCATTTACAAAGAGAATCAGCGTGGGAAGATTTCTTACTCCGTGAGTTGCGGCAATTACTTTATTGTCATCAACATTAACAGAAGCAAAATTCAAAAGATAGTCATACTGGATGCTTAATTCCTCGAGCATCCGGTGCTGCGGTTTACATGGATGACACCATTCAGCCCAGAAGTCCACCAGAACGGTTTTAGACTCCAGAAAGGAATTAAAATTTGTGAAGTTTAAGGCGATCATTTTACTGCTTGTCATGTTCAAGTAACAATATTGTCGGGAAGATGTTTTCTTTTCGAGTGAAAATAAATCACTTTAGTCTCACTATTGTTGCGCCACTTCCGCCTCGTTCAACATGCTCGTCTTCGAACAGTACAACTTCGGTGATTGCTCTGAGGTTTTCACGGACGATCTTGCGCAATATGCCATCGCCCTTGCCATGTATGATTTTTACCTCTTTCACATTGAGCAGCATGGCTTCATCAATGTACTTATTCAGGTCTGATGCTGCTTCCTCACCGCGCATACCCCTAACATCCAATGTCAGACTGAAGTTAGCCATCCTCGAATTGATGTCGCTCATAATATGATTCTGGCTGCTCCTGCGGATCATCACCTTTTGGTAATACTCTTCCTCACCCACATTTACGACCTTCGACGCCGGTACACGCATTTTGATGCTTCCAAAACTCACCACTACGTCATTGCCTGAAATCTCCATCACCTCGCCCACTGTTTCCTGCGGTGGGATGCGCACCCGGTTTCCAACAAAAATTTTTGTTTCGGCTTGCACGGGCTTGTCGATATTAGGCTTTGGTTTGGCTTGAGGCTGTTTTATTTCCGGGTTAGATTTGAAGGTTGCCACGATATGAGTAGCTTCAGTTTTCATTTTCTCACGCAGTTGTTTTGTTTTCTCTTTTTCGGCCTGCGCCTCCCTGATCTCCCTAATGGTGTTTTCGACCAGCCTGTTGCTTTCTTCGATGATCCTCACAGCCTCTGATTTGGCATCCCTGAGCACTTTGTCTTTTGAGTCCTGTACTTTAATGATCAGTTGATCATATTTCATGGTGAGTTCTTCCAGCTTTCTTTCTGTGTCAGTCAGTTTTCGCTGCTTTTCGATGAGTTCTTTCTTTTCCAGTTCCAGCTGTTGCAACTGCTGGTCAAACCTGATCTGGGCTTTTCCCACTTTTTTCTCGGCATTTCGAAGAATGTACCAGGGGAAACCGGTTTTTTTTGCAATTTCGAAAGCAAACGAACTTCCCGGATTCCCAATCTGGAGTCTGAATAACGGTCTCATTTCCCGCGTATCGAAAAGCATGGCGCCGTTGATCAGTCCCGGTGTTCTTCCTGCCAGTTGTTTGAGGTTTCCGTAGTGTGTCGTCACTACGCCAAAGGCTTCTTTCTGGTTCAAATGTTCGAGGACTGCTTCAGCAATGGCGCCTCCAAGTTGTGGCTCCGTTCCTGTTCCAAACTCGTCGATCAGGAAAAGACTCTGTTTGCCGGCTTTTAGAGACAAATGTTTCATGTTTCGCAGATGAGAAGTGTAAGTACTTAGGTCATCCTCGATGGATTGTTCATCGCCAATGTCAATGAAAATATCTTTGAAAATGCCGGTTTCAGAGTTTTCGTTCACTGGGATCAACAGCCCGCACTGGAGCATATATTGCAGAAGGCCGACCGTTTTGAGACAAACTGATTTACCACCGGCATTTGGCCCTGAGATCACCAGGATGCGGTCATCAGAATCAAGTGAAATATCCAGTGGCTCTACACTTTTTTTTTGTTTTTGATGAACCAGGAAAAGTAACGGGTGAATGGCCTGTTGCCATTGGATCAGCGTTGTTTCGTTCATGAGCGGCTTCACAGCGTTTATTTTAATGGCCATCGCTGCTTTTGCCCTTATAAAATCAACAAGGCCGAGAAAGTGGTAACACTCAATCAAAACATCCAGTTGGTCTCTGATTTTATCGGTAAATGCAGTCAAAATGCGGATAATCTCCCTTTTTTCTGCATTTTGCAATTCGAGAATTTCGTTATTGGCTTCGAGTGCTTCAGCAGGTTCAATGAATACCGTTTGGCCGGTAGATGACTCGTCGTGTATAAAACCCCTGATCCTGCGCTTGTTGGAAGCCGGTACAGGAATCACCAACCTGCCGTTCCTGATCGTCACTTCGTCGTTGGGGTTGATCCATCCGCTTTTGCGGGCCTGCAACAAAACCTGCCTTACTGCTTTATCAATTTCTCCGGTAAGTTTTATCAGCCTTTTCCTGATTTCGCGTAACTTCTCCGAAGCCGTGTCTTTTATGTTCCCTTTTTCATCAATAATCCGCCCTATTGCACGCATGATATCACGATCAACAGCCAGATCACCGGTGACGGCTCTTAATAATGGATAATTTTCGATGTTGAGTGATTTAAGGTAAGTAAGGACCTCATTCAGGGTTTCAAGCGAGCTTTTCAAATCGAATAACTGTTCCTGAAAAATATAAGTGCCGGGGAGCTTGATACGATGCAATTCAGGGACAAGGTTGAAGTAATTCTGCGCAGGGAAAGGATTTTCATATTTAAGGATTCTGAGGAATTCGGCAGCTTGTCCGACTTTCCGCTCAATCTGGCTGAAATTGGCATCAAATCTCATTTTATCGGCATATTCCCTCCCCATCTCACTTACACAGTGATCTTTGAGCAAATGGCGGATTTGATCAAAACCTATTTTCTCTTCAAAATTGTGTGGGAATATCACGTTAATTTTTTTGGCAAAATTAGGAAAATGAAAGAACGGCGGCTGCAGACCTATCAAAATCGGTTTATCAATGCGCAAAAATTTATCATCTTTGCCCGGATTCATAACTTTTTAAAAAGGCTGAAATAATCACAGCGACCTCCTGGAATTGTTCCTGTTATACATCTACCGGAGATCTCTTTAAACCAAACATTTATCAACCAAATATTCAAGATCAATTGCAGTACAAAGAAATTGAGATCAAGCTGCCGACAAAGTTTACTGCGCAGGATTTGCGCAAAGTCATCAGCAAAAAACTGCATGTAAAGCAGTTCAACTACGAAATTCTGCTTCAAAGCCTTGATGCACGTCATAAACCTGATGTTTATTGGGTGCTTAGGGTCAGAGTGATGTCGAAAGAGATTAATGGGGAAAGCTACAATAGCGATCCGGGGTTGGTTATTCCTTATCGGAAGCGCGATCGGAAGGTGATTATTGTTGGCAGCGGACCGGCAGGTTTTTTTGCAGGTTTCGTCTTGCAAAAGGCTGGATTTAAGGTGACCATTTTAGAAAAGGGACCGAAGGTAGGACAGCGGTATCAGGACATCATCTCCTTTGAATCGGGAGGTGAATTTAAAGACAATTCAAATTATTGTCATGGCGAGGGTGGCGCCGGAACTTTTTCCGATGGGAAACTGACCTCCAGAACCAAAGGAATTGCCATCGAAAAGCAATTTATTTTTGATAGTTATGCCCATGCAGGTGCACCGGAGGAAATCCGTTACCTGGCCAAACCACACATCGGTAGCGATAGACTCCGGATAGTCATCCCCAACCTTCGGAAACAGTTTGAAAGCCTCGGTGGTAAAATGCTGTTTGAAACTGAAGTTTCATGCCTTGTTATCAAGGATAAAAAATGCCGGGCCGTTGTTGCGGGAAACGATGAAATCCTTTGCGACATGCTCATTCTGGCGCCCGGACATTCATCTTATAAAACGTACCGCATGTTGCATCAACATGGAATCCTTTTCCGCTCAAAGCCTTTTGCCATAGGAGTCAGGGTTGAACATCCACAGGAGTTGATCAACACTTCACAGTGGAATACAGCAACGCTTCCGGGGCTGAAAGCCGCCGAATATAAACTTACGCATACTGCTTCTTCGGGGCTTCCTGTGTACTCATTCTGCATGTGCCCGGGAGGTAAAGTCATCCCCTCAGCCCCCGCTGACATGCAGAACATTGTGAACGGCGTTTCCGATTACGCGCGCAACTCGACCTTTGCCAACTCAGCCATTGTTGCAGGTATTGACCTGAACAAAATATTGGGAAAGGACGTTGGTTTTGTTGAAGCACTTGCATGGCTCGAAAATCTTGAAAAAAGAGTGTTCGACCTCACCGGCTCATACAAAATCCCAGGGCAAAGGATAGCAGACTTTCTTGGACAAAAAATTTCCTCATCAATTCCATCAAACAGTTACCCTTTCGAGGTTTTTCCGTACAATTTTGAAGATCTTTTCCCGGTAGCGATCACCCGTAGCCTCAGAGAGGGTATGACTGATTTTTCCAGAAAGATCAAAGGTTTTGAGTCCGGCCTGATGATGGGGCTGGAAAGTAAAACATCTTCACCCGTTCAGGTTATCCGTAATGAGCATCGCCGGTGTGAGGGCTTCGACAATATCTTTATTGTTGGCGAAGGCAGCGGATATGCTGGCGGCATCACCAGTTCAGCGGTTGATGGCGTGAAACTGGGGATTGATTTGACCAATGGATAGTTACTCGTTGCTTATTAATTCCGTCAATAATGAATCATTAACGCTTTCCGACGGTTTATTCCTCACGATTTTACTCAAAATTAAAAATTTTATTCAGCAATAGATTACTGAATATAGGAGCTTCTTCTTAGTTGGAGTCATCACAGGCTTTCATTTTTATGGACATTTGGCCATATCTTATTCAGTTGGAAAAATTCCGTATTCATCAAAAATTAAAATATTTTGATGCTTTTTTTAAAATAAAATCATACTTTTGGGGCATGATTA
This window contains:
- a CDS encoding thioredoxin fold domain-containing protein; amino-acid sequence: MTSSKMIALNFTNFNSFLESKTVLVDFWAEWCHPCKPQHRMLEELSIQYDYLLNFASVNVDDNKVIAATHGVRNLPTLILFVNGKEVRRFIGLQNKEQLIIQLEKQLANDKINND
- a CDS encoding Smr/MutS family protein, giving the protein MIFPHNFEEKIGFDQIRHLLKDHCVSEMGREYADKMRFDANFSQIERKVGQAAEFLRILKYENPFPAQNYFNLVPELHRIKLPGTYIFQEQLFDLKSSLETLNEVLTYLKSLNIENYPLLRAVTGDLAVDRDIMRAIGRIIDEKGNIKDTASEKLREIRKRLIKLTGEIDKAVRQVLLQARKSGWINPNDEVTIRNGRLVIPVPASNKRRIRGFIHDESSTGQTVFIEPAEALEANNEILELQNAEKREIIRILTAFTDKIRDQLDVLIECYHFLGLVDFIRAKAAMAIKINAVKPLMNETTLIQWQQAIHPLLFLVHQKQKKSVEPLDISLDSDDRILVISGPNAGGKSVCLKTVGLLQYMLQCGLLIPVNENSETGIFKDIFIDIGDEQSIEDDLSTYTSHLRNMKHLSLKAGKQSLFLIDEFGTGTEPQLGGAIAEAVLEHLNQKEAFGVVTTHYGNLKQLAGRTPGLINGAMLFDTREMRPLFRLQIGNPGSSFAFEIAKKTGFPWYILRNAEKKVGKAQIRFDQQLQQLELEKKELIEKQRKLTDTERKLEELTMKYDQLIIKVQDSKDKVLRDAKSEAVRIIEESNRLVENTIREIREAQAEKEKTKQLREKMKTEATHIVATFKSNPEIKQPQAKPKPNIDKPVQAETKIFVGNRVRIPPQETVGEVMEISGNDVVVSFGSIKMRVPASKVVNVGEEEYYQKVMIRRSSQNHIMSDINSRMANFSLTLDVRGMRGEEAASDLNKYIDEAMLLNVKEVKIIHGKGDGILRKIVRENLRAITEVVLFEDEHVERGGSGATIVRLK
- a CDS encoding NAD(P)/FAD-dependent oxidoreductase, which gives rise to MQYKEIEIKLPTKFTAQDLRKVISKKLHVKQFNYEILLQSLDARHKPDVYWVLRVRVMSKEINGESYNSDPGLVIPYRKRDRKVIIVGSGPAGFFAGFVLQKAGFKVTILEKGPKVGQRYQDIISFESGGEFKDNSNYCHGEGGAGTFSDGKLTSRTKGIAIEKQFIFDSYAHAGAPEEIRYLAKPHIGSDRLRIVIPNLRKQFESLGGKMLFETEVSCLVIKDKKCRAVVAGNDEILCDMLILAPGHSSYKTYRMLHQHGILFRSKPFAIGVRVEHPQELINTSQWNTATLPGLKAAEYKLTHTASSGLPVYSFCMCPGGKVIPSAPADMQNIVNGVSDYARNSTFANSAIVAGIDLNKILGKDVGFVEALAWLENLEKRVFDLTGSYKIPGQRIADFLGQKISSSIPSNSYPFEVFPYNFEDLFPVAITRSLREGMTDFSRKIKGFESGLMMGLESKTSSPVQVIRNEHRRCEGFDNIFIVGEGSGYAGGITSSAVDGVKLGIDLTNG